The proteins below are encoded in one region of Rhododendron vialii isolate Sample 1 chromosome 7a, ASM3025357v1:
- the LOC131332991 gene encoding pleiotropic drug resistance protein 1-like: MHSGEISRASSARLGSSNIWRDNGREVFSASFREEDDEEALKWAAIEKLPSYLRIARGILTEEEGPPREIEIKSLGFLEKRKLLERLLKVAEEDNEKLLIKLKERIDRVGLELPTIEVRFEHLNVNAEVYAGSRAQPTVFNFTLNMVEGLLNYLHILPSRKKPLPILHNVSGIIKPGRMTLLLGPPSSGKTTLLRALAGKLNTDLKVSGRVTYNGHGMDEFVPQRTSAYVSQYDLHLGELTVRETLAFSARCQGVGPFYEMLAELSRREKKANIKPDSDIDIFMKAASLEGQEASVVTDYALKILGLEVCADTLVGDEMLRGISGGEKKRLTIGEMLVGPARAHFMDEISTGLDSSSTFQIVNSIRQSIHNLQGTSVISLLQPAPETYNLFDDIILLSDAQVVYEGPRECVLEFFEHMGFKCPERKGVADFLQEVTSRKDQEQYWANKEVPYLFVTVKEFAEAFQSFHVGRKLGDELSVPFDRAKGHPAALTTKTYGVNKKELLTACMSREYLIMKRNSFVYTFKLTQLILMALITMTVFLRTEMPKETVDDGGIFMGALFFTLVMIMFNGYSEISLTVMKLPVFYKQRDFLFFPAWAYTLPTWFLKIPVTFIEVGAWVFLTYYVIGFDPDAGRFFKQYLLLVSINQMASALFRFIGGIGRNIIVASTYGSFALLVVLVLGGFALSRVNVKKWWIWGYWLSPMMYGQNALAVNEFLGKSWTKIPPNSMETLGVQVLKSCGLFPEEYWYWLGLGVTLVYFVVFQFLFSLALAYLNPFGKLQAILTEETLTERVAIKTGELVELSSRGNNTSGEKGNEVQKSLSSRSLSSRAGSITEAGQNRQRGMVLPFEPHSITFDEIRYAVDMPQEMKDQGIPGDRLELLKGISGAFRPGVLTALMGVSGAGKTTLMDVLAGRKTGGYIDGRITISGYLKKQETFARMAGYCEQTDIHSPHVTVYESLEYSAWLRLPPEVDSETKMMFVDEVMELVELTRLKGALVGLPGVNGLSTEQRKRLTVAVELVANPSILFMDEPTSGLDARAAAIVMRTVRNTVDTGRTVVCTIHQPSIDIFDAFDELLLLKRGGEEIYVGPLGHHSAHLITYFEGIDGVSKIKDGYNPATWMLEVTAPESETALGIDFANVFKNSEPYRRNKDLIKELSIPAPGSNDLDFPSKYSQSFFTQCMACLWKQYWSYWRNSSYSAVRLMFTTFTALMFGTIFWRLGSKIKKKQDLFNAMGSMFVAIIFIGGHNISSVQPVVAIERTVFYRERAAGMYSALPYAFGQIAIEIPYVLVQTIIYTVIVYAMIGFEWTTDKFFWYLFFMYFTLLYFTFYGMMAVAVTPNHNIATIVSSFFYLIWILFSEFIIPKKRIPVWWRWYSYICPFSWTMYGLVASQFGDINDKLDTKETVKEFVNRYFGFEHDFLGFVELIVLGFTVLFGFFLNLLQIGSSKFYNRDKLDHHIDSNLRSKIPKNRGEALRIMLKTRFLKQWGSLLVGLLMLNMRSVFSMELAVPMPALLFLVLAQAFAKTPRLSNAIENNEVVSRRPSAFSGNKDSGYHGVLVGVLLNTTGQYY; encoded by the exons ATGCATAGTGGCGAAATAAGTAGGGCGAGCAGTGCACGTCTGGGCAGCTCAAACATATGGAGGGACAATGGAAGGGAGGTTTTTTCTGCGTCATTTCGCGAAGAAGACGATGAAGAAGCGCTGAAATGGGCTGCTATTGAGAAGCTTCCTTCTTATTTACGAATAGCCAGAGGGATACTGACCGAAGAAGAGGGTCCGCCAAGAGAAATTGAAATCAAGAGTCTTGGGTTTTTGGAGAAAAGGAAGCTGTTGGAGAGACTGTTGAAGGTTGCGGAGGAAGATAATGAGAAGCTCTTGATTAAGCTCAAGGAGCGGATTGACCG GGTTGGATTGGAACTTCCAACAATAGAAGTCCGGTTTGAGCATTTGAATGTTAATGCAGAAGTTTATGCTGGCAGTAGAGCACAGCCCACTGTGTTCAATTTCACTCTCAATATGGTAGAG GGGTTATTGAATTACCTCCATATTCTTCCAAGTAGAAAGAAGCCACTGCCAATTCTTCATAACGTCAGTGGAATAATCAAGCCTGGCAG AATGACATTGCTTTTAGGTCCACCAAGCTCTGGGAAAACCACATTGCTGCGAGCTTTGGCCGGAAAACTCAATACAGatctaaaa GTTTCGGGAAGAGTTACATACAACGGCCATGGAATGGACGAGTTTGTACCGCAGAGGACTTCCGCTTAtgtaagtcagtatgatcttcATCttggagaactgacggtgagAGAAACATTAGCATTCTCGGCTAGATGTCAAGGGGTTGGACCTTTTTATG AAATGTTGGCAGAACTATcaaggagagaaaagaaagcaaacatTAAGCCTGATTCGGATATTGATATTTTCATGAAG GCTGCATCACTAGAAGGGCAGGAGGCCAGTGTGGTAACAGATTATGCTCTTAAG ATATTGGGTCTTGAAGTATGTGCAGATACCTTGGTGGGTGATGAAATGCTGAGAGGTATATCTGGTGGGGAGAAAAAGCGGCTCACAATAG GGGAGATGTTGGTTGGACCAGCTAGAGCACACTTCATGGATGAGATATCAACTGGGTTGGACAGCTCTTCAACTTTCCAGATTGTAAACTCAATTAGGCAGTCCATCCACAACCTTCAAGGAACTTCTGTAATCTCTCTCCTCCAGCCGGCACCAGAAACTTACAACCTGTTTGATGACATAATTCTGCTCTCCGATGCACAAGTTGTGTATGAAGGCCCCCGTGAATGTGTGCTAGAGTTCTTTGAACACATGGGATTCAAGTGTCCTGAAAGAAAAGGAGTTGCTGACTTCTTACAAGAA GTGACATCAAGGAAAGATCAAGAGCAGTACTGGGCAAACAAAGAAGTGCCTTACCTTTTTGTTACTGTCAAGGAGTTTGCAGAAGCATTTCAGTCCTTCCATGTCGGCCGGAAACTGGGCGATGAGCTTTCTGTTCCATTTGACAGAGCTAAGGGCCACCCTGCCGCTTTAACAACCAAGACATACGGTGTCAACAAAAAGGAATTATTGACAGCTTGCATGTCCAGAGAATACTTAATCATGAAGAGGAACTCTTTTGTCTACACATTCAAGTTGACTCAA CTTATTCTTATGGCATTGATAACGATGACAGTATTTTTACGAACTGAGATGCCTAAGGAAACAGTAGATGACGGAGGGATTTTTATGGGTGCCTTGTTCTTCACCCTTGTGATGATAATGTTCAATGGGTACTCAGAAATTTCACTGACAGTCATGAAACTTCCTGTCTTCTACAAGCAAAGGGACTTTCTATTTTTTCCTGCTTGGGCATACACTTTACCGACATGGTTCCTCAAGATCCCAGTAACATTCATAGAAGTTGGTGCATGGGTTTTCCTAACTTATTATGTTATAGGCTTTGATCCAGATGCTGGAAG GTTTTTCAAACAATACTTGCTACTTGTATCCATTAACCAGATGGCTTCTGCGCTGTTTCGATTCATTGGGGGAATAGGAAGGAACATCATCGTGGCAAGCACATACGGGTCATTTGCTTTACTTGTAGTTCTTGTACTGGGTGGATTTGCATTGTCACGAG TTAATGTAAAAAAATGGTGGATATGGGGTTATTGGTTGTCACCGATGATGTATGGGCAAAATGCTTTAGCTGTGAATGAATTTCTTGGCAAGAGttggacaaaa ATCCCTCCTAATTCAATGGAGACTCTAGGAGTACAAGTCTTGAAGTCTTGCGGACTTTTTCCTGAGGAATATTGGTATTGGCTCGGACTAGGAGTTACGCTCGTATATTTTGTTGTATTCCAATTCCTTTTCTCTTTGGCTCTAGCTTATCTCAACC CTTTTGGCAAGCTGCAAGCTATTCTAACCGAAGAAACCTTGACTGAGAGAGTTGCCATCAAAACAGGAGAGTTAGTTGAGTTATCATCAAGAGGAAATAATACTTCTGGTG AAAAGGGAAATGAAGTACAAAAAAGCTTGTCGTCCAGGTCATTGTCATCAAGAGCTGGAAGCATTACTGAAGCTGGCCAGAACAGACAGAGAGGAATGGTTCTACCTTTCGAACCACATTCCATCACCTTTGATGAGATCAGATATGCAGTAGATATGCCGCAG GAAATGAAAGATCAAGGCATACCTGGGGACCGGTTAGAACTTCTGAAAGGAATAAGTGGTGCTTTTAGACCAGGAGTCCTTACAGCTCTCATGGGTGTCAGTGGGGCTGGTAAGACCACCTTGATGGATGTGTTGGCTGGTAGAAAAACAGGCGGATATATTGATGGAAGAATCACAATATCTGGATACCTAAAGAAGCAAGAAACATTTGCTCGCATGGCAGGATACTGCGAGCAAACTGATATTCACTCTCCTCATGTTACAGTATACGAGTCATTAGAGTATTCTGCATGGCTTCGGTTGCCCCCTGAAGTTGATTCTGAAACCAAAATG ATGTTTGTTGATGAGGTCATGGAGCTTGTGGAGTTAACCCGACTAAAGGGAGCACTTGTTGGATTGCCTGGGGTGAATGGCCTTTCAACTGAACAACGCAAGAGGCTTACAGTTGCAGTTGAGCTTGTAGCCAATCCATCAATACTATTCATGGATGAACCAACCTCAGGACTTGATGCTAGGGCGGCAGCAATAGTGATGAGAACAGTGAGGAACACAGTAGACACAGGACGAACTGTGGTGTGCACCATCCATCAGCCAAGCATCGACATATTTGACGCTTTTGACGAG CTGCTTCTTTTGaaaagaggaggagaagaaatATATGTTGGGCCGTTAGGCCATCATTCTGCCCATCTCATCACATACTTTGAG GGAATCGATGGAGTTAGTAAAATCAAAGATGGTTATAATCCTGCAACCTGGATGTTAGAGGTAACTGCACCTGAATCAGAAACAGCTCTTGGGATCGACTTTGCCAATGTGTTCAAGAACTCAGAACCATACAG GAGAAACAAAGATTTGATCAAAGAACTGAGCATACCAGCTCCAGGATCAAATGACCTAGACTTTCCCTCTAAATACTCGCAATCTTTCTTCACGCAATGCATGGCTTGTCTGTGGAAGCAATATTGGTCATATTGGCGAAACTCTTCATACAGTGCAGTGCGGTTAATGTTTACCACATTCACAGCTCTAATGTTTGGAACAATATTCTGGCGCCTTGGTTCTAAAAT CAAAAAGAAACAAGACCTCTTCAATGCAATGGGGTCTATGTTTGTTGCTATAATCTTTATCGGTGGACATAATATCTCATCAGTGCAGCCAGTGGTTGCGATTGAGAGAACAGTCTTTTACCGCGAAAGAGCAGCTGGCATGTATTCAGCTTTGCCATACGCATTTGGACAG ATTGCGATTGAGATTCCATACGTTTTGGTTCAAACGATCATATATACAGTGATAGTTTATGCGATGATTGGATTCGAGTGGACAACGGACAAGTTCTTTTGGTACCTATTCTTCATGTACTTCACCTTGTTATATTTCACCTTCTATGGAATGATGGCAGTGGCTGTTACTCCCAACCACAACATTGCTACCATAGTTTCATCTTTCTTCTACCTAATATGGATTCTTTTCTCAGAATTTATCATTCCAAAGAAG AGGATTCCAGTGTGGTGGAGGTGGTATAGTTACATTTGCCCGTTCTCTTGGACTATGTATGGGTTAGTTGCTTCACAGTTCGGAGACATAAACGACAAGCTTGACACGAAGGAAACTGTGAAAGAGTTTGTCAATCGTTACTTTGGATTTGAACATGACTTTTTGGGATTTGTTGAGCTCATTGTACTCGGGTTCACCGTgctctttgggttttttttaaatctttt acaaatcggatcatcaaaattttataATCGGGACAAATTGGATCACCATATTGATTCCAATCTAAGGTCGAAAATTCCGAAAAACAGAGGAGAAGCACTTCGCATCATGTTGAAGACGCGATTTTTG AAACAGTGGGGAAGCCTTCTTGTAGGACTTCTCATGTTGAACATGCGAAGTGTATTCAGTATGGAACTCGCGGTTCCTATGCCCGCGTTACTCTTTTTGGTTCTCGCTCAAGCGTTTGCCAAAACACCCAGATTGTCGAATGCCATAGAAAACAACGAAGTCGTATCCCGTCGACCCTCTGCATTTTCCGGCAACAAGGACTCCGGCTACCACG GAGTTCTGGTTGGGGTTCTGCTTAATACTACTGGACAGTACTATTAG